The Microbacterium schleiferi genome contains the following window.
AACAGGTTGCTCGTGCCACGGACGGTTCGCTCCACGACGACTAGCCGGATGAGCTCCTTCGCGAACGTCGCCGCAGTCCCGAGCGCGAAGGGGATCGGCCGGTAGAAGCCCACGGACCGGTAGTACTGCTTGATCAGGGATCGGTTGCGCATGATGTAGTACCGGTAGTTGTCGCTCGAGGCGTTCATGTGTCGAACACCCATGTCCCACTGTTTGATCTCGCGGGTACGGCGCAGTACGAACTCGTTCACGATGACGGATGTCGTGATGCGCGAAGCAAGCCAGCCGTAGACCTGGTCGTCCCAGTAGATGAAGAAGCGTGGGTCCGGCAGGCCGATCTGGCGCACGATGTCGCGGTGGATGAACATCCCCTCGAAGCATCCGGAATTCATCTCCTTGTATCCGGACTCATCGAACTCTGCGGGAGCGAAGGGGATGGGGATTCCCATGCGTGCGGCGATGCGGTACTGCCAGTAAAACTCGCTGCCGTCGAAGTCGTACCGGCGGCCCTGGATCGAGCGGAACCGCGTCGACCATCGACCCATCTTCGTAAGCCCGTCGGGGATGACTTCGACGTCATCGTCCATGAGCCACATCCACTCGGATCCCAGGTCGTACGCAGTCTGCATTCCCGCGCTGAAGCCACCGGAACCGCCGGTATTCGTCTCGAGGCGGCGGTATACGAGCTCGGTGCCGATCTGCTCACGGAAGGCCTCAACGACCTCGGTGGTGTCGTCTGTAGAGGCATTGTCAATGACGACGACGTGGCCCGGCTTCGGATCCATCTCGCCGATGCTGGTGAGTAGCCGTGCGAGCAGCCCCGACCGATTGAAGGTGACAGCGACGATCGTCGCGGTGGACGGGTCGAAGGCTGCGTCAGAAGAACTCGGGTGCTGTTTCGCGTCGTGCATGTCCCGATGATCCTATCTGCGACGCCCCATCGCGCGGCTGCAGCTTCGCCAGGAACAGGACGGTCAGCATCCACCCCCACAGCAGGAGCGGGCTCGACTCGGTGATTCCCTGGATGACGACGATGACGCCGACCGCGACGGGGAGGAGCGACACGGTGGCCGTGACCCGGTCGTCCCGGCGCTGCCACCGGTGGTGGCGGACAGCGAACACCCACGTCCGCCACACAAAGAGGGCGTACAGGCCGGCGAGCAGCACGACCCCCACGACACCGAGCTGGAACCACACGTCGACCCACACGCTGTGCGCCTGGATGATGTGGAGGCCCCGGGGCATGACGATCCAGTCCGTGAACGCCGGGTCCCAGGGGATCCACGGTGTGGCAAAGCCGTTGCCGACGACCGGCTGAGCCGCCCCGCGAGAGAACACGAGATCCCAGATCTCGGTGCGGTCGGTGAGGTCTCCGTCGCGGCCGAGAAACGACAGGATGCCGCGCCGCATAACCCACGCAAGGCCCGCAATGAGGGAGCCGAGGGCCGCTGCCGTGAGGTACACCCGCACGCGACCCGACGTCGTGCGTGCCATGCGCGCGGACAGCAGGATGACAAGCGCGACCGCGAGCGCGACTGTCGCGATGAATGCGGTAGCCGATTCGGCGCGAACCAACAGGTAAGCCGAGACGGCTAGCGTGACCGCGAACAGGACCCGGTGGCGTCTCTCGATAGCCAGACGGATGCTGAGCACGACCACGGCGA
Protein-coding sequences here:
- a CDS encoding glycosyltransferase is translated as MHDAKQHPSSSDAAFDPSTATIVAVTFNRSGLLARLLTSIGEMDPKPGHVVVIDNASTDDTTEVVEAFREQIGTELVYRRLETNTGGSGGFSAGMQTAYDLGSEWMWLMDDDVEVIPDGLTKMGRWSTRFRSIQGRRYDFDGSEFYWQYRIAARMGIPIPFAPAEFDESGYKEMNSGCFEGMFIHRDIVRQIGLPDPRFFIYWDDQVYGWLASRITTSVIVNEFVLRRTREIKQWDMGVRHMNASSDNYRYYIMRNRSLIKQYYRSVGFYRPIPFALGTAATFAKELIRLVVVERTVRGTSNLFRGLRDGRDIARDRGWMPMPPLDRQSCPTPRAGS
- a CDS encoding O-antigen ligase family protein — translated: MTAFGAPTATLPVVAPSTTIPLRLAPHMWAGVVFFIAFTAPGWAAAFGAPAAAAAGIVACAGVAILAARVIRAPQWRALPWTALAFAGWAGASIAWSRWPETTALTWTLLAATTLVGIALAAMLTWRQLVSALAWALAAVMALSVIFEVWAALIVGGPVGIEFAAVDAQTERSDIWTSAQLFTGGRLDGIVGNANLLAMLALLAVVVLSIRLAIERRHRVLFAVTLAVSAYLLVRAESATAFIATVALAVALVILLSARMARTTSGRVRVYLTAAALGSLIAGLAWVMRRGILSFLGRDGDLTDRTEIWDLVFSRGAAQPVVGNGFATPWIPWDPAFTDWIVMPRGLHIIQAHSVWVDVWFQLGVVGVVLLAGLYALFVWRTWVFAVRHHRWQRRDDRVTATVSLLPVAVGVIVVIQGITESSPLLLWGWMLTVLFLAKLQPRDGASQIGSSGHARRETAPEFF